The Arachis hypogaea cultivar Tifrunner chromosome 14, arahy.Tifrunner.gnm2.J5K5, whole genome shotgun sequence genome has a segment encoding these proteins:
- the LOC112742004 gene encoding SEC12-like protein 2 isoform X1 yields the protein MGKSQISDPPNLKKYGVPFYSVAWIPHRVLKSRHNQTSDESSAADQSSTPTKEAEPPTEELASGNYLVFAGGGGEGRSGIPNTVLLSHFDVASNSLSDQPVNKLGTGSELPYRMALHPNGDGIICAMPNSCRWFDWDQDQNSESHKVGLKTSEKELTQLQDVGQQLALAFSSDGTELAVGGEDGNLRVFKWPSMEIILNESKSHSTVKDLHFSSDGKLLVSLGSGGPCRVWDISSSIVLTSLPNENRETFSCCRFSQISDGTQVLYIAVVTDKGGSILTWNTKTWERMSSKHITRDTISALNVSADGKYLAWEGCDFLFARTYCFCFDGLTCSGTPSGDIVVVNSTNMRIHTMVKRAHLGIVTALAFSPDSRALASISLDSSARVTKIEEKKEGGFNLWIAMFIILVAIAIYFLKVQGILK from the exons ATGGGGAAGAGCCAAATCTCAGACCCTCCGAACTTGAAGAAATACGGTGTTCCCTTCTACTCCGTTGCTTGGATTCCCCACCGCGTTCTCAAATCTCGCCACAACCAAACCTCCGATGAATCCTCCGCCGCCGATCAGAGCTCAACGCCGACGAAGGAGGCAGAACCACCGACAGAGGAGCTTGCCTCCGGAAACTACCTCGTGTTCGCCGGTGGCGGTGGAGAAGGCCGCAGCGGTATCCCCAATACGGTGCTGCTTTCGCACTTCGATGTTGCGTCGAATTCTCTCTCCGATCAACCG GTGAATAAGCTAGGAACCGGTTCTGAGTTGCCTTATAGAATGGCTCTTCACCCCAATGGAGATGGCATTATTTGTGCAATGCCAAACAGTTGCAG ATGGTTTGACTGGGACCAAGACCAGAATTCTGAATCTCATAAGGTGGGTCTGAAGACATCAGAGAAAGAGCTCACTCAGTTGCAGGACGTTGGACAACAGTTAGCATTGGCATTCAGCAGTGATGGAACAGAACTAGCTGTTGGTGGGGAG GATGGCAATCTAAGGGTTTTTAAGTGGCCTAGCATGGAAATTATTCTCAATGAGTCTAAATCTCATTCTACTGTGAAGGACTTACATTTCAG TTCCGATGGTAAATTGCTAGTCTCTTTGGGAAGTGGTGGCCCCTGCAGGGTCTGGGATATTTCTTCGTCAATAGTATTAACTTCTCTACCAAATGAAAAT CGTGAAACTTTTAGCTGTTGTAGATTTTCTCAAATAAGCGATGGAACCCAGGTTCTATATATTGCTGTGGTCACAG ATAAAGGTGGAAGCATTCTGACTTGGAATACGAAGACATGGGAAAGGATGAGCTCAAAGCATATTACTCGCGATACAATCTCTGCGTTGAATGTCTCAGCTGATGGGAAATACCTTGCATG GGAAGGATGTGACTTTTTATTTGCAAGAACTTATTGCTTCTGTTTCGATGGGTTGACATGCAGTGGAACACCTTCAGGAGACATTGTCGTTGTAAATTCTACAAATATGAGGATTCATACTATGGTTAAAAGGGCTCACCTTGGCATCGTAACTGCTTTAGCTTTCTCCCCGGATTCAAG GGCCTTGGCTTCCATATCCTTGGATTCAAGTGCAAGAGTAACGAAAattgaagagaagaaagaag GAGGATTTAACTTGTGGATTGCAATGTTTATCATCCTGGTTGCAATAGCTATTTACTTCCTAAAGGTTCAGGGAATTTTAAAGTGA
- the LOC112742004 gene encoding SEC12-like protein 2 isoform X2, with protein sequence MGKSQISDPPNLKKYGVPFYSVAWIPHRVLKSRHNQTSDESSAADQSSTPTKEAEPPTEELASGNYLVFAGGGGEGRSGIPNTVLLSHFDVASNSLSDQPVNKLGTGSELPYRMALHPNGDGIICAMPNSCRWFDWDQDQNSESHKVGLKTSEKELTQLQDVGQQLALAFSSDGTELAVGGEDGNLRVFKWPSMEIILNESKSHSTVKDLHFSSDGKLLVSLGSGGPCRVWDISSSIVLTSLPNENRETFSCCRFSQISDGTQVLYIAVVTDKGGSILTWNTKTWERMSSKHITRDTISALNVSADGKYLACGTPSGDIVVVNSTNMRIHTMVKRAHLGIVTALAFSPDSRALASISLDSSARVTKIEEKKEGGFNLWIAMFIILVAIAIYFLKVQGILK encoded by the exons ATGGGGAAGAGCCAAATCTCAGACCCTCCGAACTTGAAGAAATACGGTGTTCCCTTCTACTCCGTTGCTTGGATTCCCCACCGCGTTCTCAAATCTCGCCACAACCAAACCTCCGATGAATCCTCCGCCGCCGATCAGAGCTCAACGCCGACGAAGGAGGCAGAACCACCGACAGAGGAGCTTGCCTCCGGAAACTACCTCGTGTTCGCCGGTGGCGGTGGAGAAGGCCGCAGCGGTATCCCCAATACGGTGCTGCTTTCGCACTTCGATGTTGCGTCGAATTCTCTCTCCGATCAACCG GTGAATAAGCTAGGAACCGGTTCTGAGTTGCCTTATAGAATGGCTCTTCACCCCAATGGAGATGGCATTATTTGTGCAATGCCAAACAGTTGCAG ATGGTTTGACTGGGACCAAGACCAGAATTCTGAATCTCATAAGGTGGGTCTGAAGACATCAGAGAAAGAGCTCACTCAGTTGCAGGACGTTGGACAACAGTTAGCATTGGCATTCAGCAGTGATGGAACAGAACTAGCTGTTGGTGGGGAG GATGGCAATCTAAGGGTTTTTAAGTGGCCTAGCATGGAAATTATTCTCAATGAGTCTAAATCTCATTCTACTGTGAAGGACTTACATTTCAG TTCCGATGGTAAATTGCTAGTCTCTTTGGGAAGTGGTGGCCCCTGCAGGGTCTGGGATATTTCTTCGTCAATAGTATTAACTTCTCTACCAAATGAAAAT CGTGAAACTTTTAGCTGTTGTAGATTTTCTCAAATAAGCGATGGAACCCAGGTTCTATATATTGCTGTGGTCACAG ATAAAGGTGGAAGCATTCTGACTTGGAATACGAAGACATGGGAAAGGATGAGCTCAAAGCATATTACTCGCGATACAATCTCTGCGTTGAATGTCTCAGCTGATGGGAAATACCTTGCATG TGGAACACCTTCAGGAGACATTGTCGTTGTAAATTCTACAAATATGAGGATTCATACTATGGTTAAAAGGGCTCACCTTGGCATCGTAACTGCTTTAGCTTTCTCCCCGGATTCAAG GGCCTTGGCTTCCATATCCTTGGATTCAAGTGCAAGAGTAACGAAAattgaagagaagaaagaag GAGGATTTAACTTGTGGATTGCAATGTTTATCATCCTGGTTGCAATAGCTATTTACTTCCTAAAGGTTCAGGGAATTTTAAAGTGA
- the LOC112742003 gene encoding uncharacterized protein isoform X1, which yields MDDEVIQRVFHEGGRDFYQQQPSTSSILQSLPLHVSFDHGYYLLVKSIQELREKKEGLVTVGIGGPSGSGKTSLAEKVASVIGCTVISMENYRDGVDEGGDLDFIDFTSLIKNLEDLIKGDDTLVPVFDYQQKRRVGYKAIKSTASGVIIVDGTYALHAKLRSLLDIRVAVVGGVHFSLLSKVRYDIGDSCSLDSLIDSIFPLFRKHIEPDLHHAQIRINNSFVSSFREAIYKVKCRSESPEGYSSTAFQGNESQTDNCIEMYLRPPSTSEEARINDWIKVRQSGIRYYLSLGDQRIVDKNFIIRPKAEFEVGRMTLGGLLALGYTVVVSYKRSSTTVDNGKVLVSFETIDALDETFMVMRGTNRKTVGTEAMRLGINGPWITKSYLEMILDKKGVPRLNTPPLVTNTSVPGSQDTAIIAPKPIRVTPDLVTGLEDLSQPWTRSPTKSKMEPVMATWHFISSDSSHPDNSVLDPSSFRDTIRLAPMPESYDLDRGLLLAVQAIQALLENKGFPVIVGIGGPSGSGKTSLAHKMANIIGCEVLSLESYYKQVKDFKYDDFSSLDLSLLSKNISDIRKGRRTKVPIFDLESGARSGFKELEVSEDCGVIIFEGVYALHPDIRVSLDFWIAVVGGVHSHLLSRVQRDKSRVGCFISQNEIMMTVFPMFQQYIEPHLVHAHLKIRNDFDPVLSPESSLFVLKSNKKVAYQDILAILDRAKFCSSVQKFIDIYIRLPGIPSNGQLTESDCIRVRICEGRFALLIREPIREGNFIIQPKVDFDIGISTVAGLLNLGYQAVAYIEASAFIYQDGKILIEVDHLQDVPGPYIQIKGVNKDAVAAAGSMLELDGSYTTKSYLEIILERLPTIERTSGGINSQQSARLLEIIEFIQSQGCSSPSESSPSRGVSPIEGAIEEMQSRIRRLERWLAINTVLWTFLMSALVGFSLYQRRRQ from the exons ATGGATGATGAAGTTATTCAGCGAGTGTTCCACGAAGGAGGACGCGATTTCTACCAGCAGCAACCTTCAACTTCCTCCATCCTGCAATCTCTCCCACTCCATGTG TCTTTTGATCATGGCTATTATTTACTGGTAAAATCTATCCAAGAACTACGTGAGAAAAAGGAAGGCCTTGTTACGGTTGGAATTGGTGGTCCTAGTGGCTCTGGAAAAACAAG CTTAGCAGAAAAGGTGGCATCCGTTATTGGTTGTACTGTTATATCAATGGAGAATTATCGTGATGGAGTTGATGAAGGGGGTGATCTGGATTTTATAGATTTCACGAGCTTGATCAAGAATCTTGAG GATTTGATAAAAGGTGATGATACATTAGTCCCAGTGTTTGATTATCAGCAAAAGAGACGTGTTGGCTATAAAGCTATAAAGAGTACTGCATCTGGTGTG ATAATAGTTGATGGAACATATGCATTACATGCAAAACTGCGTTCTTTACTGGATATTCGAGTTGCTGTG GTTGGCGGTGTTCATTTTAGTCTGCTTTCTAAAGTTCGCTATGACATTGGAGATTCTTGTTCACTGGATAGCCTTATAGACAGCATTTTTCCATTATTTAGGAAGCATATTGAGCCAGATCTTCATCATGCACAG ATCAGAATTAACAACAGTTTTGTATCATCATTTAGAGAGGCAATCTACAAGGTTAAATGCAGAAGTGAG TCTCCAGAGGGATATTCAAGTACTGCCTTTCAAGGGAATGAATCCCAAACAGATAA TTGTATTGAAATGTACCTTAGACCACCTTCCACTAGTGAAGAAGCAAGGATAAATGATTGGATCAAAGTGCGGCAGTCTGGAATTAGATATTATTTATCACTTGGTGACCAGAGGATTGttgacaaaaattttattatCAGGCCTAAAGCAGAGTTTGAG GTTGGACGAATGACATTGGGTGGATTGTTGGCTCTTGGATACACAGTTGTCGTTAGTTATAAACGCTCATCCACAACTGTTGATAATGGCAAGGTTTTGGTGTCTTTTGAAACCATTGATGCCCTTGATGAGACATTCATGGTGATGAGAGGAACTAATAGGAAG ACTGTTGGAACAGAAGCAATGAGGCTTGGTATCAATGGACCTTGGATTACTAAATCATATCTTGAGATGATCCTGGATAAAAAAG GTGTTCCTCGCCTTAATACACCACCACTGGTGACTAATACATCTGTGCCTGGAAGTCAAGACACTGCAATCATTGCACCAAAACCAATTCGCGTGACTCCTGACCTTGTTACGGGATTGGAGGATTTGTCTCAGCCATGGACTCGGTCCCCAACAAAATCTAAAATGGAACCTGTTATGGCAACATGGCATTTCATATCTTCAGATTCTTCCCACCCTGACAACTCAGTCCTAG ATCCTTCATCTTTCAGGGATACCATTAGGCTTGCTCCAATGCCTGAGTCATATGACCTGGATAGGGGATTGCTTTTGGCTGTTCAAGCCATACAA GCTTTGTTGGAAAATAAAGGTTTCCCAGTCATAGTTGGAATTG GAGGTCCAAGTGGTTCTGGAAAGACTAGTTTGGCTCATAAAATGGCGAATATTATTGGATGTGAAGTGTTATCCCTGGAAAGCTATTATAAACAAGTAAAGGATTTCAAATATGATGACTTCAGCTCTCTTGACTTATCTTTGCTATCAAAG AATATTAGTGACATAAGAAAAGGCCGAAGAACAAAAGTACCAATATTTGACTTGGAAAGTGGTGCTCGGAGTGGCTTCAAGGAACTTGAAGTTTCAGAAGATTGTGGAGTG ATAATTTTTGAAGGTGTCTATGCTTTGCATCCTGATATCCGAGTAtcacttgatttttggattgctgtT GTAGGAGGAGTTCATTCACATTTGCTTTCACGAGTTCAAAGGGATAAGAGTAGAGTGGGTTGTTTTATTTCCCAGAATGAGATCATGATGACGGTGTTTCCAATGTTCCAGCAGTACATTGAACCTCATCTCGTTCATGCACAC CTTAAAATTCGAAATGACTTTGATCCTGTGCTTTCTCCTGAGAGTTCATTGTTTGTGTTGAAGAGTAACAAGAAA GTAGCATATCAAGATATTCTTGCAATTCTTGACCGAGCAAAATTTTGCAGTTCTGTTCAGaaatttattgatatttatataaGGCTGCCTGGGATCCCTTCTAATGGGCAGTTGACAGAAAGTGATTGTATTCGAGTCAGAATATGTGAAGGAAGATTTGCCTTGCTGATACGTGAG CCTATTAGAGAAGGAAACTTCATCATTCAGCCTAAAGTGGATTTTGATATTGGCATTAGTACAGTTGCTGGTCTTCTTAATCTTGG GTATCAGGCAGTTGCTTACATTGAAGCCTCTGCATTCATCTATCAGGATGGAAAG ATTCTAATTGAGGTTGATCATCTACAAGATGTCCCTGGCCCATATATTCAGATCAAGGGTGTTAATAAAGATGCAGTGGCAGCAgcgggttcaatgcttgaattggATGGCTCATATACAACTAAG AGTTATCTTGAAATAATTTTAGAAAGACTACCAACAATAGAAAGAACTTCTGGTGGGATTAACTCTCAGCAATCAGCAAGGCTGCTAGAGATTATTGAATTTATTCAATCTCAG GGGTGCAGCTCTCCTTCAGAATCATCACCAAGTAGGGGAGTCTCTCCAATTGAAGGGGCTATTGAGGAGATGCAATCAAGGATTAGAAGGCTTGAGAGGTGGCTTGCTATAAATACG GTTCTATGGACATTTCTAATGTCTGCCCTTGTTGGTTTTTCACTGTATCAAAGGAGGCGTCAGTGA
- the LOC112742003 gene encoding uncharacterized protein isoform X2, with protein MENYRDGVDEGGDLDFIDFTSLIKNLEDLIKGDDTLVPVFDYQQKRRVGYKAIKSTASGVIIVDGTYALHAKLRSLLDIRVAVVGGVHFSLLSKVRYDIGDSCSLDSLIDSIFPLFRKHIEPDLHHAQIRINNSFVSSFREAIYKVKCRSESPEGYSSTAFQGNESQTDNCIEMYLRPPSTSEEARINDWIKVRQSGIRYYLSLGDQRIVDKNFIIRPKAEFEVGRMTLGGLLALGYTVVVSYKRSSTTVDNGKVLVSFETIDALDETFMVMRGTNRKTVGTEAMRLGINGPWITKSYLEMILDKKGVPRLNTPPLVTNTSVPGSQDTAIIAPKPIRVTPDLVTGLEDLSQPWTRSPTKSKMEPVMATWHFISSDSSHPDNSVLDPSSFRDTIRLAPMPESYDLDRGLLLAVQAIQALLENKGFPVIVGIGGPSGSGKTSLAHKMANIIGCEVLSLESYYKQVKDFKYDDFSSLDLSLLSKNISDIRKGRRTKVPIFDLESGARSGFKELEVSEDCGVIIFEGVYALHPDIRVSLDFWIAVVGGVHSHLLSRVQRDKSRVGCFISQNEIMMTVFPMFQQYIEPHLVHAHLKIRNDFDPVLSPESSLFVLKSNKKVAYQDILAILDRAKFCSSVQKFIDIYIRLPGIPSNGQLTESDCIRVRICEGRFALLIREPIREGNFIIQPKVDFDIGISTVAGLLNLGYQAVAYIEASAFIYQDGKILIEVDHLQDVPGPYIQIKGVNKDAVAAAGSMLELDGSYTTKSYLEIILERLPTIERTSGGINSQQSARLLEIIEFIQSQGCSSPSESSPSRGVSPIEGAIEEMQSRIRRLERWLAINTVLWTFLMSALVGFSLYQRRRQ; from the exons ATGGAGAATTATCGTGATGGAGTTGATGAAGGGGGTGATCTGGATTTTATAGATTTCACGAGCTTGATCAAGAATCTTGAG GATTTGATAAAAGGTGATGATACATTAGTCCCAGTGTTTGATTATCAGCAAAAGAGACGTGTTGGCTATAAAGCTATAAAGAGTACTGCATCTGGTGTG ATAATAGTTGATGGAACATATGCATTACATGCAAAACTGCGTTCTTTACTGGATATTCGAGTTGCTGTG GTTGGCGGTGTTCATTTTAGTCTGCTTTCTAAAGTTCGCTATGACATTGGAGATTCTTGTTCACTGGATAGCCTTATAGACAGCATTTTTCCATTATTTAGGAAGCATATTGAGCCAGATCTTCATCATGCACAG ATCAGAATTAACAACAGTTTTGTATCATCATTTAGAGAGGCAATCTACAAGGTTAAATGCAGAAGTGAG TCTCCAGAGGGATATTCAAGTACTGCCTTTCAAGGGAATGAATCCCAAACAGATAA TTGTATTGAAATGTACCTTAGACCACCTTCCACTAGTGAAGAAGCAAGGATAAATGATTGGATCAAAGTGCGGCAGTCTGGAATTAGATATTATTTATCACTTGGTGACCAGAGGATTGttgacaaaaattttattatCAGGCCTAAAGCAGAGTTTGAG GTTGGACGAATGACATTGGGTGGATTGTTGGCTCTTGGATACACAGTTGTCGTTAGTTATAAACGCTCATCCACAACTGTTGATAATGGCAAGGTTTTGGTGTCTTTTGAAACCATTGATGCCCTTGATGAGACATTCATGGTGATGAGAGGAACTAATAGGAAG ACTGTTGGAACAGAAGCAATGAGGCTTGGTATCAATGGACCTTGGATTACTAAATCATATCTTGAGATGATCCTGGATAAAAAAG GTGTTCCTCGCCTTAATACACCACCACTGGTGACTAATACATCTGTGCCTGGAAGTCAAGACACTGCAATCATTGCACCAAAACCAATTCGCGTGACTCCTGACCTTGTTACGGGATTGGAGGATTTGTCTCAGCCATGGACTCGGTCCCCAACAAAATCTAAAATGGAACCTGTTATGGCAACATGGCATTTCATATCTTCAGATTCTTCCCACCCTGACAACTCAGTCCTAG ATCCTTCATCTTTCAGGGATACCATTAGGCTTGCTCCAATGCCTGAGTCATATGACCTGGATAGGGGATTGCTTTTGGCTGTTCAAGCCATACAA GCTTTGTTGGAAAATAAAGGTTTCCCAGTCATAGTTGGAATTG GAGGTCCAAGTGGTTCTGGAAAGACTAGTTTGGCTCATAAAATGGCGAATATTATTGGATGTGAAGTGTTATCCCTGGAAAGCTATTATAAACAAGTAAAGGATTTCAAATATGATGACTTCAGCTCTCTTGACTTATCTTTGCTATCAAAG AATATTAGTGACATAAGAAAAGGCCGAAGAACAAAAGTACCAATATTTGACTTGGAAAGTGGTGCTCGGAGTGGCTTCAAGGAACTTGAAGTTTCAGAAGATTGTGGAGTG ATAATTTTTGAAGGTGTCTATGCTTTGCATCCTGATATCCGAGTAtcacttgatttttggattgctgtT GTAGGAGGAGTTCATTCACATTTGCTTTCACGAGTTCAAAGGGATAAGAGTAGAGTGGGTTGTTTTATTTCCCAGAATGAGATCATGATGACGGTGTTTCCAATGTTCCAGCAGTACATTGAACCTCATCTCGTTCATGCACAC CTTAAAATTCGAAATGACTTTGATCCTGTGCTTTCTCCTGAGAGTTCATTGTTTGTGTTGAAGAGTAACAAGAAA GTAGCATATCAAGATATTCTTGCAATTCTTGACCGAGCAAAATTTTGCAGTTCTGTTCAGaaatttattgatatttatataaGGCTGCCTGGGATCCCTTCTAATGGGCAGTTGACAGAAAGTGATTGTATTCGAGTCAGAATATGTGAAGGAAGATTTGCCTTGCTGATACGTGAG CCTATTAGAGAAGGAAACTTCATCATTCAGCCTAAAGTGGATTTTGATATTGGCATTAGTACAGTTGCTGGTCTTCTTAATCTTGG GTATCAGGCAGTTGCTTACATTGAAGCCTCTGCATTCATCTATCAGGATGGAAAG ATTCTAATTGAGGTTGATCATCTACAAGATGTCCCTGGCCCATATATTCAGATCAAGGGTGTTAATAAAGATGCAGTGGCAGCAgcgggttcaatgcttgaattggATGGCTCATATACAACTAAG AGTTATCTTGAAATAATTTTAGAAAGACTACCAACAATAGAAAGAACTTCTGGTGGGATTAACTCTCAGCAATCAGCAAGGCTGCTAGAGATTATTGAATTTATTCAATCTCAG GGGTGCAGCTCTCCTTCAGAATCATCACCAAGTAGGGGAGTCTCTCCAATTGAAGGGGCTATTGAGGAGATGCAATCAAGGATTAGAAGGCTTGAGAGGTGGCTTGCTATAAATACG GTTCTATGGACATTTCTAATGTCTGCCCTTGTTGGTTTTTCACTGTATCAAAGGAGGCGTCAGTGA